A single Arachidicoccus sp. BS20 DNA region contains:
- a CDS encoding Dps family protein: MKTNGTLKAATTTKSKGLNIEIGISDKNRQAVANSLQKLLADEQVLYAKTRNYHWNVEGSNFMEMHLFYERLYTELAETIDEVAERIRKIGHYAQGRLEDFLKQTNLLEGDYTNDQNTQLKNLLDDHETIIRYVRNEIDEFEDKYKDTGSADFLTGLLKQHEQWAWFLRSYLK; this comes from the coding sequence ATGAAAACAAATGGAACGCTCAAAGCAGCGACTACAACAAAATCCAAAGGTCTTAATATTGAAATCGGTATATCCGATAAAAACAGACAAGCAGTTGCGAACAGCCTGCAAAAGTTGCTTGCAGACGAACAAGTTTTGTATGCGAAAACGCGCAACTATCATTGGAACGTCGAGGGTTCAAACTTCATGGAAATGCACTTGTTCTACGAAAGATTATATACAGAGCTTGCAGAAACCATTGATGAAGTTGCAGAAAGAATCCGCAAAATCGGGCATTATGCGCAAGGTCGCCTGGAAGATTTTTTAAAGCAAACCAATCTGCTCGAAGGCGATTATACCAACGACCAAAATACACAGTTAAAAAACCTGTTGGACGACCACGAAACCATTATCCGTTACGTGCGCAACGAGATTGATGAGTTTGAAGACAAGTATAAAGATACAGGTTCGGCGGATTTTCTCACAGGCTTGCTAAAACAGCATGAACAGTGGGCTTGGTTCTTGAGAAGTTATTTGAAGTAA
- the tilS gene encoding tRNA lysidine(34) synthetase TilS, whose translation MNLQTFQTRIQQAFPYVSKKHTKFLLAVSGGLDSVVLLDLFAKAEFAFAIAHCNFHLRGEESNRDEAFVTSLAEKYQKQLFTRHFDTQKIAQVQKTSIEETARNLRYNWFSALLKDENIFPATLQNKFIVTAHHANDSIETLLFNFFRGTGISGLHGIPERIGNIIRPLLFAKREDIKLYAEENSLTWIEDSSNQSEKYTRNFFRLNFLPKIQEYFPKVENNLLDNIQRFKEAEMLYSQAVEANKKKLLQQKGNEFFIPVLLLQKLPAQQTLLWEILKDFSFSQAQIPEVMKLLNADSGSHIDSSTHKTFKNRAHLVITTLQTISSQQILIEEGDKKIVFANGIITKSFVEGKIEIDKNPDIALLDAKEITFPLLLRKWKQGDYFYPLGMKKKKKLSRFFIDQKLSLSQKENVWIIESNKRIVWIVGMRIDERFKVLDATKKAVKLVVSYQ comes from the coding sequence GCAGAATTTGCTTTTGCAATTGCACATTGCAATTTTCACTTGCGCGGCGAAGAGAGTAATCGCGATGAAGCATTTGTAACAAGTCTTGCCGAAAAATATCAAAAGCAACTTTTTACCCGGCATTTTGATACACAAAAAATTGCGCAAGTGCAAAAAACATCGATTGAAGAAACTGCACGAAACCTGCGCTACAATTGGTTTTCAGCATTGCTGAAAGACGAAAATATTTTTCCTGCAACATTGCAAAATAAATTTATTGTAACGGCACATCATGCAAATGATAGTATCGAAACGTTGTTGTTTAACTTTTTTCGCGGCACAGGAATAAGTGGTTTGCATGGCATTCCCGAACGCATCGGGAATATTATCCGTCCGTTGTTGTTTGCAAAAAGAGAAGACATAAAACTGTATGCCGAAGAAAATAGTTTGACTTGGATTGAAGATAGTTCCAATCAATCCGAAAAATATACACGCAACTTTTTCAGGTTGAATTTTTTGCCGAAAATTCAAGAATACTTTCCAAAAGTTGAAAATAATTTATTGGATAACATTCAGCGCTTCAAAGAAGCTGAAATGCTGTATTCACAGGCAGTTGAGGCGAATAAGAAAAAACTGTTGCAACAAAAAGGCAATGAATTTTTTATTCCTGTTTTGCTCTTGCAAAAGTTGCCTGCACAACAAACTTTGCTTTGGGAAATACTGAAAGATTTTTCTTTTTCACAAGCGCAGATTCCTGAAGTAATGAAGTTATTGAATGCAGATTCAGGTTCTCACATTGATTCTTCGACACACAAAACTTTTAAGAATCGTGCGCATTTAGTCATTACAACTTTGCAAACGATTTCTTCGCAACAAATTCTGATTGAAGAAGGCGATAAAAAGATTGTTTTTGCCAATGGAATAATTACGAAATCTTTCGTAGAAGGAAAGATTGAGATTGATAAAAATCCGGACATTGCTTTGCTTGATGCAAAAGAAATTACTTTCCCGCTGTTGCTGCGTAAATGGAAGCAAGGCGATTATTTTTATCCTTTAGGAATGAAGAAAAAGAAAAAATTGTCGCGCTTTTTCATCGACCAAAAATTATCTCTCTCTCAAAAAGAAAATGTGTGGATAATTGAATCGAACAAACGCATTGTATGGATTGTAGGGATGAGAATTGACGAGCGTTTCAAGGTTTTGGATGCAACAAAGAAAGCCGTGAAATTGGTAGTGAGTTATCAATGA
- a CDS encoding YifB family Mg chelatase-like AAA ATPase codes for MLVKTFGSAVYGVDAITITIEVNVSEGQHYFVVGLPDSAVKESMQRVESAIKTNNFYMPRTKIVVNLAPADIKKSGSAFDLPIAIGVLGASEQIENIDLLSQYIMMGELSLDGTIQPIKGALPIAIQARKENFKGLIVPKQNAREAAIVNNIEVFGISHINEVIGFLNGKISLTPEVENTRETFYDAQYDFDIDFSDVKGQENIKRALEIAAAGGHNAILIGPPGAGKTMLAKRLPTILPPLTLHEALETTKIHSVSGKLPANSSLVSRRPYRSPHATISDVALVGGGGIPQPGEISLAHNGVLFLDELPEFKRTALETMRQPMEDRKVVVSRAKQTLEFPANFMLIASMNPCPCGYYNHPEKECTCPPGAVQKYLNKISGPLLDRIDLHVEVTPVSYNELSSKTESETSAVIRERVLKARNIQTQRYKDLQGIHANAQMTTKLMQEYCAISNAGAALLKRAIERLNLSARAYDRILKVSRTIADLEGSEEVRPEFLAEAIQYRSLDREGWGG; via the coding sequence ATGTTAGTCAAAACCTTTGGCAGCGCGGTTTACGGCGTGGACGCAATTACAATTACGATTGAAGTGAACGTGAGTGAAGGACAACATTATTTTGTTGTCGGCTTGCCAGATAGCGCCGTAAAAGAAAGTATGCAGCGCGTTGAAAGTGCTATTAAGACCAACAATTTCTATATGCCGCGCACGAAAATCGTAGTCAATCTCGCGCCGGCCGATATTAAAAAATCCGGCTCTGCATTTGATTTGCCTATTGCAATCGGCGTGTTGGGCGCGAGTGAACAAATTGAAAATATCGATTTGCTTTCGCAATATATTATGATGGGCGAATTGAGTTTGGACGGAACAATTCAACCCATTAAAGGCGCACTGCCGATTGCGATACAAGCCCGCAAAGAAAATTTCAAAGGATTGATTGTTCCGAAGCAAAATGCGCGCGAAGCAGCTATCGTTAATAATATTGAAGTGTTCGGCATTTCGCATATAAACGAAGTGATTGGATTCTTAAATGGGAAAATTAGTTTAACGCCCGAAGTTGAAAACACACGAGAAACTTTTTACGATGCGCAATATGATTTTGATATTGATTTCAGCGATGTAAAAGGGCAGGAAAATATTAAACGCGCATTGGAAATCGCCGCCGCAGGCGGACACAATGCTATTCTCATTGGTCCGCCCGGCGCGGGGAAAACGATGCTCGCAAAAAGATTGCCCACGATTCTTCCGCCGCTTACTTTGCACGAAGCATTGGAAACGACAAAGATTCACAGCGTTTCGGGGAAGTTGCCGGCAAACAGTTCATTGGTCAGTCGTCGCCCGTATCGCTCGCCGCACGCGACTATCAGTGATGTTGCGTTGGTTGGCGGTGGCGGCATTCCGCAGCCCGGCGAAATTTCGCTGGCGCACAACGGCGTACTGTTTTTGGATGAATTGCCGGAATTCAAACGCACAGCTTTGGAAACCATGCGCCAACCAATGGAAGACAGAAAAGTGGTCGTTTCCCGTGCGAAACAAACGCTGGAATTTCCTGCGAATTTTATGTTGATTGCATCGATGAATCCTTGTCCCTGCGGCTATTACAATCATCCTGAAAAAGAATGTACTTGTCCGCCCGGCGCAGTACAAAAATACCTGAACAAGATTTCAGGTCCTTTGCTTGACAGAATTGATTTGCACGTGGAAGTTACGCCTGTTTCGTATAATGAATTGAGCAGTAAAACAGAAAGTGAAACTTCAGCCGTGATTCGTGAAAGAGTGTTGAAAGCGAGAAATATTCAAACACAGCGATACAAAGATTTGCAAGGAATCCACGCCAACGCCCAAATGACTACCAAGCTGATGCAGGAATATTGTGCCATCAGCAATGCGGGTGCAGCTTTGCTGAAACGCGCAATTGAACGGTTGAATTTAAGTGCGCGCGCTTACGATAGAATCTTGAAAGTAAGCCGCACTATTGCCGACCTTGAAGGCAGCGAAGAAGTCCGTCCCGAATTTTTGGCAGAAGCCATCCAATACAGAAGTTTGGATAGGGAAGGTTGGGGTGGTTAA
- a CDS encoding PIN domain-containing protein → MKTPARIFLDVNILFDVVNSQSEKHQITKLVIAILEKGNYILYASPTSFAINFYLIGKKYRSIMKAKEVILLLYKNIKFSREDYIIMEKVVQSDFEGLEDAM, encoded by the coding sequence TTGAAAACGCCGGCAAGAATTTTTTTAGATGTAAATATTTTGTTTGATGTTGTAAATAGCCAATCGGAAAAACATCAAATCACTAAATTAGTAATTGCTATTTTAGAGAAAGGGAACTACATTTTATATGCTTCGCCAACAAGTTTCGCGATTAATTTTTATCTGATAGGCAAGAAATATAGAAGCATAATGAAGGCAAAAGAAGTAATTCTGTTGTTGTATAAAAATATAAAATTTTCAAGAGAAGATTATATCATCATGGAAAAAGTAGTGCAATCTGATTTTGAAGGTTTAGAAGATGCCATGTAA
- a CDS encoding DUF3467 domain-containing protein → MSNENQPLPPNQLNIEITEEVAEGNYANLAIITHSHAEFIVDFINVMPGVPKSKVKSRIILTPMHAKRLMRALSENIERYEQENGDIRDLEEVQIPLNFGGPTAQA, encoded by the coding sequence ATGTCTAACGAAAATCAGCCGTTACCGCCAAATCAGTTGAACATCGAAATCACGGAAGAAGTTGCTGAAGGCAATTATGCCAACCTCGCGATTATCACGCACAGTCATGCAGAATTCATTGTGGATTTCATCAATGTAATGCCCGGCGTTCCAAAGAGCAAAGTAAAATCACGCATTATTCTAACGCCAATGCACGCCAAACGTTTGATGCGCGCATTGTCCGAAAATATTGAACGTTACGAACAGGAAAATGGCGACATCCGCGATTTGGAAGAAGTGCAGATTCCTTTAAACTTCGGCGGACCTACCGCGCAAGCATAA
- the pruA gene encoding L-glutamate gamma-semialdehyde dehydrogenase, which yields MSIGYFNYKQPANEPVLNYAPGSPEKIALKKAIAEAKKKPIDIPLYIGGKAVKTNNKVEIRPPHEIKHLLGTFHMGDEKHVQQAIDTALKAKASWETMPWEDRAHIFLKAADLISTKYRAQLNAATMLCQSKNAYQAEIDSACELIDFLRFNVHFLNEIYQQQPPATAAGIHNRTEWRSLEGFVLAITPFNFTAISANLPSSAAMCGNVVVWKPADTQVYAAQLVMRIFKEAGLPDGVINLIYVPGDALGNVCFSHPDFAGIHFTGSSAVFNHIWKEIGTNISKYKSFPRIVGETGGKDFVLIHKSADVDVAVTALARGAFEYQGQKCSAASRAYIPSNLADKIKEKLIAAIKTFKVGPVEDFTNFVNAVIDERSFDKIARYIDNAKKDKKAKILVGGTYDKSEGYFIQPTVIEAKDPKYVTMCEEIFGPVLTVYVYDENKFEEILETVNSTSPYALTGAIISQDREAIALATDKLRHAAGNFYVNDKPTGAVVGQQPFGGARASGTNDKAGSALNLYRWLSARTIKETFVPPTDYKYPFLAEE from the coding sequence ATGAGCATCGGATATTTCAATTACAAGCAACCCGCGAATGAACCGGTATTAAATTACGCGCCGGGTTCGCCGGAAAAAATTGCCTTAAAAAAAGCAATTGCAGAAGCAAAGAAAAAGCCCATCGACATTCCTTTATACATCGGCGGAAAAGCTGTAAAAACGAATAACAAAGTAGAAATTCGTCCGCCGCACGAAATAAAACATTTGCTCGGCACTTTCCACATGGGCGATGAAAAGCACGTGCAGCAGGCGATTGACACGGCTTTGAAAGCAAAAGCAAGTTGGGAAACAATGCCTTGGGAAGACAGGGCGCACATTTTTTTGAAAGCAGCAGATTTAATTTCTACAAAATACCGTGCGCAGCTGAATGCAGCAACCATGCTTTGCCAAAGCAAAAATGCTTATCAGGCTGAGATAGACAGCGCTTGCGAGTTAATTGACTTCCTGCGTTTCAATGTTCATTTCTTAAACGAGATTTACCAGCAGCAACCACCCGCAACTGCGGCAGGCATTCATAACCGTACGGAATGGCGTTCGCTCGAAGGATTTGTGTTGGCGATTACGCCGTTCAATTTCACGGCGATTTCTGCCAACTTACCGTCAAGCGCTGCAATGTGCGGCAATGTGGTTGTGTGGAAACCGGCAGATACGCAGGTTTATGCAGCACAACTTGTGATGCGCATTTTCAAAGAAGCGGGTTTGCCCGATGGCGTTATTAATTTAATTTATGTTCCCGGAGATGCTTTGGGAAATGTATGTTTTTCGCATCCCGATTTTGCGGGTATTCATTTCACGGGTTCGTCTGCGGTGTTCAATCATATATGGAAAGAGATTGGCACGAACATCAGTAAATACAAGTCTTTCCCAAGAATCGTGGGCGAAACAGGCGGAAAAGATTTTGTATTGATTCATAAATCTGCCGATGTGGATGTTGCAGTTACGGCATTGGCACGCGGCGCATTTGAATACCAGGGACAAAAATGTTCGGCGGCTTCACGTGCATACATCCCTTCGAATCTGGCAGATAAAATCAAAGAAAAATTAATCGCAGCCATCAAGACTTTTAAAGTTGGCCCGGTAGAAGATTTTACCAATTTTGTGAATGCCGTAATTGACGAAAGAAGCTTTGATAAAATTGCGCGCTACATTGATAATGCGAAGAAAGATAAGAAAGCGAAAATCCTTGTTGGCGGAACTTATGATAAGAGCGAAGGTTATTTTATTCAGCCGACAGTCATCGAAGCAAAAGACCCGAAATATGTAACTATGTGCGAAGAAATTTTCGGTCCTGTATTAACGGTTTATGTGTATGACGAAAATAAATTTGAAGAAATTCTGGAAACCGTAAATAGCACTTCGCCTTACGCTTTAACAGGCGCAATTATTTCGCAAGACCGCGAAGCGATTGCTCTTGCAACAGATAAGTTACGCCATGCAGCAGGCAATTTCTATGTAAATGACAAACCAACGGGCGCAGTTGTTGGTCAGCAACCATTCGGCGGCGCGCGCGCTTCGGGAACGAATGATAAAGCGGGTAGCGCATTGAATTTATATCGTTGGCTGAGCGCAAGAACAATTAAAGAAACTTTCGTTCCACCGACAGATTATAAATATCCTTTCCTGGCGGAAGAATAA
- a CDS encoding glutaminyl-peptide cyclotransferase: MLSYTKIIFFIFLIAVVSCKNNSSESTEINASDVPLINYSVVNIFPHDTALFTEGLTFRDGKLYESSGAPDEIPYTNSVVGTDDLQTGKFDKKISIDKTKYFGEGIVFLGNKLYQLTYTNQIGFIYDAKSFKKIDSFNLPNREGWAFTTDGKYLIMDDSSNHLTYLNPSNFKPAKVLNVTRNGVAQDSLNELEFIKGYIYANIWYRNEIVKIDTSDGKIVGKLDLSSLVNEALMKHPDANVLNGIAYDSVNDKIYVTGKLWQNIYQINFPH, translated from the coding sequence ATGTTGTCTTATACAAAAATCATCTTTTTCATTTTTCTCATAGCCGTTGTCAGTTGCAAAAACAATTCATCAGAATCCACTGAAATCAATGCTTCTGACGTTCCGCTTATCAATTATTCAGTTGTCAATATTTTCCCGCACGATACTGCTTTGTTTACCGAAGGTCTCACATTTCGCGATGGAAAATTGTATGAAAGTTCCGGCGCACCGGATGAAATTCCTTATACAAATTCCGTTGTGGGAACAGATGATTTGCAAACCGGAAAATTCGATAAGAAAATTTCTATTGATAAAACCAAATATTTCGGAGAAGGAATTGTGTTTTTAGGCAACAAACTATATCAGCTTACTTATACCAATCAAATCGGTTTTATTTACGATGCAAAATCATTCAAAAAAATAGATTCATTCAATCTTCCGAATAGAGAAGGTTGGGCTTTTACAACCGACGGTAAATATTTGATTATGGATGATAGTTCTAATCATTTAACGTATCTCAATCCATCAAACTTCAAGCCTGCCAAAGTCTTGAATGTTACACGAAACGGAGTTGCACAAGACAGTTTGAACGAATTGGAATTTATCAAGGGATATATCTATGCCAACATTTGGTATAGAAACGAGATTGTAAAAATTGATACTTCCGACGGAAAGATTGTTGGTAAATTAGATTTAAGTTCTCTTGTCAATGAAGCATTAATGAAACATCCCGATGCGAATGTCTTAAACGGAATTGCCTATGATTCTGTAAATGATAAAATTTATGTTACAGGCAAATTGTGGCAGAATATTTATCAGATAAACTTTCCGCATTAA